One Dermacentor silvarum isolate Dsil-2018 chromosome 10, BIME_Dsil_1.4, whole genome shotgun sequence genomic window carries:
- the LOC119466154 gene encoding uncharacterized protein LOC119466154 produces MQVSQPYALFSKKSSNYFLVQLPSPHCCVAIAVECAHIIHALLILAGDVETNPGPDIPESLLTELRKLIAGQNQLITEIQGLKSQLTSTDKAITDLSKRMNDLEGHYQTLLPIRNEVDAMRTTTEQAIFRIYELEARIDDAENRSRRDNLIFYGIPEPSGSETTADCERLIVDLCRDKLQLMIDPKEIERAHRIGRHSPNHSRPVIAKFTFHKTKVNILSNGRRLKGTDYSISEDFSRSVRNSRKHLLAFAKGKGVPFSLRFKTLFIGPRKYTSDAASSSVKEVA; encoded by the coding sequence ATGCAGGTTAGTCAACCATACGCTCTCTTTTCTAAAAAGTCTAGCAATTATTTCCTGGTGCAGTTGCCGAGCCCGCACTGCTGTGTCGCCATTGCTGTTGAATGTGCCCATATTATCCATGCCTTGCTTATTTTGGCCGGTGATGTTGAAACGAACCCCGGTCCTGACATTCCTGAAAGCCTACTAACCGAATTGCGAAAACTAATCGCTGGTCAGAACCAGCTGATCACTGAAATTCAGGGTCTTAAGTCGCAACTTACTTCTACCGACAAAGCAATTACTGATCTAAGCAAACGAATGAACGACCTTGAGGGTCACTACCAGACGCTTTTGCCCATTCGAAACGAAGTGGATGCAATGCGCACCACGACTGAGCAGGCTATTTTTCGCATTTACGAGCTCGAagcacgcatcgacgatgccgaAAATCGTTCACGGCGGGATAACTTAATTTTTTACGGCATTCCTGAGCCTTCCGGCTCGGAAACCACTGCCGACTGCGAAAGATTGATTGTGGATCTGTGCCGCGATAAGTTGCAGCTGATGATTGATCCAAAAGAAATAGAACGTGCACATCGCATCGGTCGTCACTCCCCCAATCACTCTCGCCCCGTCATAGCGAAATTTACATTCCATAAAACCAAAGTAAACATCCTTTCGAATGGCCGAAGGCTTAAAGGCACTGACTACAGTATTAGTGAGGACTTTTCTCGATCAGTTCGAAATTCCCGAAAACATCTCCTTGCGTTCGCAAAAGGTAAAGGCGTTCCATTTTCTCTGCGCTTTAAGACCTTGTTCATTGGTCCAAGAAAATATACTTCTGATGCCGCCTCGAGTAGTGTTAAAGAGGTGGCATAG